One window of the Macaca thibetana thibetana isolate TM-01 chromosome 1, ASM2454274v1, whole genome shotgun sequence genome contains the following:
- the LOC126951280 gene encoding hemicentin-1-like, which produces MDYTEDYIQTGPGQLYAYSTRLFTIDCISIPYTWNHTVFYDQARGKMPFLVETLHASSVESDYNQLEETLGFKIHASISKGDRSNQCPSGFTLDSVGPFCADEDECAAGNPCSHTCLNAMGTYYCPCPKGPTMAVDGRTCQDTDECALGRHTCHAGQDCDNMIGSYRCVSHCGTGF; this is translated from the coding sequence atggatTACACAGAGGACTACATTCAAACAGGTCCTGGACAGCTATATGCCTACTCAACCCGGCTGTTCACCATTGATTGCATCAGCATCCCATACACATGGAACCACACCGTTTTCTATGATCAGGCACGGGGAAAAATGCCTTTCTTGGTTGAAACACTTCATGCATCCTCTGTGGAATCTGACTATAACCAGTTAGAAGAGACACTGGGTTTTAAAATTCATGCTTCAATATCCAAAGGAGATCGCAGTAATCAGTGCCCCTCTGGGTTTACCTTAGACTCAGTTGGACCTTTTTGTGCTGATGAGGATGAATGTGCAGCAGGGAATCCCTGCTCCCATACTTGCCTCAATGCCATGGGGACCTACTACTGCCCCTGCCCTAAAGGCCCCACCATGGCTGTAGATGGAAGAACTTGTCAAGATACTGATGAGTGTGCTTTGGGTAGGCACACCTGCCACGCTGGTCAGGACTGTGACAATATGATTGGATCCTATCGCTGCGTGTCCCATTGTGGAACTGGCTTTTGA